The following proteins are co-located in the Prionailurus viverrinus isolate Anna chromosome A1, UM_Priviv_1.0, whole genome shotgun sequence genome:
- the EIF4EBP3 gene encoding eukaryotic translation initiation factor 4E-binding protein 3, translating to MSTSTSCPIPGGRDRLPDCYSTTPGGTLYATTPGGTRIIYDRKFLLECKNSPIARTPPCCLPQIPGVTTPPTAPPSKLEELKEQKETEEEIPDDAQFEMDI from the exons ATGTCCACATCCACGAGCTGCCCGATTCCCGGGGGCAGGGACCGGCTGCCCGACTGCTACAGCACCACGCCTGGGGGCACGCTATACGCCACTACCCCAGGAG GCACCAGGATCATCTACGACCGAAAGTTCCTGCTGGAGTGCAAGAACTCACCCATTGCCCGGACACCCCCCTGCTGCCTCCCTCAGATTCCCGGGGTCACAACTCCTCCAACAGCCCCACCCTCCAAGCTGGAGGAGCTGAAGgagcagaaggagacagaggaagagatacCCG aTGACGCACAATTTGAAATGGACATCTGA